The sequence AGGCGCCGTCGCCGGTGTCGGTGATGCTCGCGGGCGTCCTCCTGAAGATGGGGACCTACGCCCTGTTACGGTTCAACTTCACGATGATGCCGGAGACGGCGACGCAGTTCGCGGTGCCCATCGCGCTCATCGCCGTGATCAGCGTCATCTACGGCGCGATGCTCGCGCTGGCCCAACAGGACCTCAAGCGTATCGTCGCCTACTCCTCCGTCTCCTCGATGGGCTACGTCATCCTGGGACTCATCGCCTACACGACCTACGGAGTCGGCGGGGCGACGTTCCAGATGATCGCCCACGGCCTCATCTCCGGGCTGATGTTCATGTCGGTCGGCGTCATCTACAACGCCACCCACACCCGGATGGTCGGCGACATGTCCGGCATGGCCGACCGAATGCCGGTCACCACCGGCATCCTCGTCGCGGGCGCGTTCGGCTACATGGGCCTGCCCCTGATGGCCGGCTTCGCCGGCGAGTTCTTCATCTTCAAGGGAGCCTTCGCGTCGACGGTTCACGCGGCCATGCCCCTGTTCACTGCGGTGGCGATGTTCGGCATCGTCATCGTCGCGGGCTACCTGCTCCTCGCGATGCAGCGCACCCTCTTCGGCGCGTTCCGGCTGGAGACCGACTACGAAGTCGGGCCGGCCGGACTCACGGAGACGGTGCCGCTCGCGGTGTTGCTCGTGACCATCATCGTCCTGGGTGTCGCCCCAGACCTCTTCTTCGGGATGATCCAGGACGCGGTGAATCCACTGCTCGACTTCGGAGGTGACTTCTCGTGACGCCACTACAGTTCCAACTCCCGACCTGGGCGGCCGTCGCGCCGACGCTCCTGCTCGGCCTGACGGCGCTTGCCCTGTTGCTCGTCGACAGCATCGACCCCGACTCCACTCGGCCGGCGGCGCTCGCCGGCGTCTCGGTCGTCGGGTCCGTCGCGACGCTCGCCGTCGCCGGCTGGTTCCTGCTCGCGGGCACGGGCCAGGAGGGCGGCGCCATCGAACTCTACGGCGGCTCGCTCGTTGTCGACGGACTGAGCCTGTTTTTCACCGTCATCTTCGCGAGCGTCGCCGCCATGGTGTCGCTCGCGAGTTACGACTACCTGCGTGACCGAACCTACCAGGCCGAGTTCTACTCGCTGGTGATGCTCGCGGCCACCGGGATGAGCCTCATGGCCTCCGCCGGGTCGCTGGCGACGGTGTTCGTCAGCCTCGAACTCGCCTCTCTGCCGTCGTACGCGCTCGTGGCCTTCCTCAAGAAGAACCGTGGGAGCGTCGAGGCGGGGCTGAAATACTTCCTCGTCGGCGCCGTCTCCTCGGCGGTGTTCGCGTTCGGCATCTCGCTCGTGTACGCCGCGACGGGGTCGCTCCTGCTCGCGGACGTGGCGAGCGCCATCGGTGACGCCGGCAGCCTCGTCGGCATCGCCGGCGTCGGCGTCGTGATGATCGCCGGCGGCTTCGCGTTCAAGACGGCCTCCGTCCCCTTCCACTTCTGGGCGCCGGAGGCCTACGAAGGCGCGCCCGCGCCGATCAGCGCCTTCCTCTCGTCGGCGTCGAAGGCCGCCGGCTTCGCCGTCGCCTTCCGCGTGTTCGCGGTGGCCTTCCCCATCGACACGGTCGTGCCCATGGGCATCGACTGGCCGCTGCTCTTTGCCGTCCTCGCCGTCGTCACGATGACGCTCGGCAACTTCGCGGCGGCGACCCAGGAGAACGTCAAGCGGATGCTGGCGTACTCCTCGGTCGGCCACGCTGGCTACGCGCTCATCGGCCTCGCGGCGCTCTCGGGCGGCGGCCCGAACGGCAACGTGATGGGCGCGAGCATGGCCCACCTCATGGTCTACGGCTTCATGAACACCGGCGCGTTCCTGTTCATCGCGATGGTCGAACGCTGGGACATCGGCCGCACCTTCGAGGACTACAACGGCCTCGCGACGCGGGCGCCCGTCGCCTGCCTGGCGATGACCGTCTTCATGTTCTCGCTGGCCGGCCTGCCGCCGTTCGGTGGCTTCCTCTCGAAGTACGCTCTCTTCTACTCGGCCATCGAGGGCGGCTTCTGGTGGCTCGCCGCTATCGGCGCCATCAACAGCGCGCTGTCGCTCTTCTACTACTCCAGAGTGGTGAAGGCGATGTGGATCGAGGAGTCGGCTGACGGGTTCGATCTCGGCCCGACGCCGCTCGGCCTCTACGCCGCGGTGCTGGTCGCGGCCGTCGGCACCCTCGTTCTCCTGCCGGCGTTCGGCCCCGTCGTCGAAACGGCCCAGAGCGCCGCAGCCGCGCTGTTCGCCTGACGCGCCCGTCTTTTATTTCAGCGTCGACCGGATCGCGCGCGTCACTTCCTTCGACCGCCGAACCGTGATGCCGTCGGTCGTGACGAACACCCCGTGATCCCCGTCGATGACGCGCATCACGAACCCGTTTTCGAAGACGCGGAGCGTGTACTGGTACTCACCGAGTTCGCTCTCGCTGTAGGCGAGTTGCGTGCGAAATCCCGCAGCCTCGTGTTCGACCGACGCTGCGAGGTCGGCGTCGGCTTCCAGATCCGACCGGAGATACACCTGTTCGTGGGCGCCCGGCGTGAAGTAGGTGATACTCCGCAGACTGTCCCCGAGCGTCGTCCGGCAGGCGCTCACCAGTTGCTCTTCGAACGACGGCTCGAGGAGGTCACGGTGCTCGTTCATGGTGCGTGGTATCATGCACCATACCGAGTTAACTCCATCGACGGCGTGACGGTAGGGTTTTCCGCCGCGAGATGCAGCGTCGGATATGGTCAGGCGGCTCGTGCTCGGCTGTGGCCGCGCCGGCGAAACCGTCGTCGGCGTCGTTTCGACGTGGCCCGGCGACCTCCGGGTGGTCGTCGCAGACGAGACACGGGCCGAAGCGATCGAGGACGCCGCGACCGTGGTCCACGGCGACCCGACGAACGCCGAGACGTATCCCGACCGGGCCGACGTGGTGATGGTACTCGGCGACGACGCCGACCGCAACCTCGCGGCCGCACGGGAAGCCCGAGACGTGTTCCCCGACGCCCTCGTCGTCGCGTGCGTGGGCCGCGACGGGGTGGCGGCCGAACTTGAGGAGGTCGCGGACCGCGTGATCGACGCGCGGTCCGCCGTTGCCGACCGTCTCCTCTCCTCGGCGACGGGCGACGACGCCGAACGGGTGTGGCGGCTGCTGAACGTCCTCCGCGGGATCGACGGACGTCTCGCGGTGGTGATGCACGACAACCCGGATCCGGACGCCATCGCGTCGGCGCTCGCGCTGGCACAGATCGCCCGGTCGGTCGGGATCGACGTCGACGCCTGTTACTACGGCGAGATATCCCACCAGGAGAACCGGGCGCTGGTGAACCTGCTGGGGCTCGACCTGCAGAACCTCGACGAACCGGACGCCATCAAGGCCTACGACGGCGTGGCGCTCGTGGATCACTCCCGTCCCGGCGTCAACGACGGTCTCGACCCCGAGACGGACGTGGATGTCGTGATCGATCACCACCCGCCCCGCGCGCCCGTTGAAGCCGGCTTTTTCGATCTCCGGAGCGGCGTCGGCGCGACCAGCACGCTCCTCGCGAAGTATCTGAAGCGACTCGACCTCGACCCCGACCGCGAGGTGGCGACCGCGCTGCTGTACGGCATCCGGATCGACACGCGGGAGTTCACCCGCGAGACCGCCGACTCCGACTTCGAGGCGGCGGCGTTTCTCCTCCCCTACGTCGACGAATCGGTCCTCGAACGCGTCGAATCGCCCAGCATGAGCCCCGACGTGCTCTCGACGATGGCGGCGGCCATCCGCAACCGCGAGGTGCGCGGCGACATCCTCACCTCCGGCGTCGGGCAGATCAGCGACCGTGACGCCCTCGCCCAGGCCGCCGACAAACTGCTCGATATGCAGGGAGTCAGCATCGCCGTCGTCTACGGCTTCATGGACGAGACGGTGTACGTCTCGGGGCGCGCCCGCGGGACGGATGTCGACCTCGGCGAGGTGTTGCGCGACGCCCTCGGCCCCATCGGTAGCGCGGGGGGACACGCCGATATGGCGGGCGCACAGATCCCGCTGGGCATCCTCGGCGCCGTCGAAGACGAGTCTTCCGGGTCGCTGTCGACGATTCTCGACGAAGTGATCGCCGGACGCGTGTTCGAGGTGCTGGAGAACCCGCCGAACGCACCGCTGGCCGACGCCGCCGACATCGCCTTCGAGTTCCCGCTCTCGGACGAGGAGTAGGACGGCCACCCTTTTGAGACTCCGCAGCATACGGGCGTGTAATGGCCGATAACGCGACCGTCGAGGAGTACATGACCCGTGACGTGGCGACCGTCTCCCCGGAGGACTCCGTTGCCGAAGTTGCGCGTCGCATCGTCGAAAGCGAGGGTCACACCGGGTTCCCCGTGACCGACGGCCGACAGGTCGAGGGGTTCATCAGCGCTCGCGATCTCCTGCTCGCCGACGACGACGCCCTGATATTCACCGTGATGACCGAAGACCTCGTGGTCGCGCATCCGGAGATGAAGATCAACGACGCCGCCCGGGTGATCCTCCGGTCCGGCATCCAGAAACTCCCCGTCGTCGACGACGCCGGCAACCTCGTCGGCATCATCTCGAACACGGACGTCATTCGCAGTCAGATCGAGCGAGCGACGCCGAAGAAGGTGGGGAAGTTGATGCAGACGCTCGAAGAGATCCACGACGTCGAGGTCGACGAGGAGCGCCGCCAGGTCAAACTGGAGAACCTCACGCCGACCCAGGCGCGCGTCTACGCCGACGAACTGCAGGGGCGGAGCTACGAACTCGAACACGGACTGGCCGAACCGCTGGTCGTCATCGACAACGGCGGGACGCTCCTGCTCGCCGACGGCCACCACCGCGTTATGGCCGCCAACCGCCTCGATATCGAGGAGATGGACGCCTACGTGATCGTCATCGACGGCGACGACGGGATCGAACTCGGGATGGAGCGCACCGCCGAGAAGGAGGGCCTCGACTCCATCGACGACATCGCCGTGGTCGACTACGCCCGCCACCCGCTGATCGAAACCACCGAACGCCTCCAGGAACAGCGGTGACGCGCCGCCCGGCGCTGTCGCCGGTGGTCGACATTTCTTACTCGTTTTCGTCGGTGTCGTCCGTTGGTTCGTCGGTACTGTCGATCGATTCGTCGGTGCCACCTGCCGATTTATCAGTCTCGCCCGCCGATTCGTCGGCCTCGATGTCCTCTTCGTCCGGCCGTTCGACGCCCACCAGGTCGAGTTCCGGCACCAGCATCCCCAGCACGGACAGGGAGTAGTACCGGACGAACGTGAGTGCGGGCACCTGAACGAGCAGGCTCACGACGATCATCACGAGGACGAACAGGGCGACCAGCAGGCCGACGACAACCCAGCCAATGGCGCTCGCGCCGGCGGCCGAGAGCGCGAGAAACAGGCCGCCGCCCACGACGGCGAACGGGATCGCGACGACCAGCGCGGCCAGTAGGGCCACGAGCGAGACGGCGAGGCTCACTGCGATGCCGACCGCGAACTTGACGAGGAGGTAGACGCCCACCTGTTTCCACTCCTCGCGAAGCGTCGGCCAGAGGCGGCGCCAGCCGTCGAGGACGCCGCTCCGTTCGGTCAGCATCGCGGGCACCACGAAGTCCGTCGTCAGGCCGAGCGCGACCTGGGCGACGAGCGCAACGAGACCGAACACGAGCATGAGCGGCACCACGAGGACGAGGAGGATCGGCGAGAGACCGAGACCGAGCACGAACACGGCGACCAGCGGAATCCCGATAACGAGCAGGCTGCCGAGGCCGACGGCGAGCCGGAAGCCGAACAGGCGCAGGCCACGCCGGAGGTTCGCCCGGAACGGTCTCCGGATCGCGATCTCGCGGTCCCGAAGGCCGGTGATGAGGACGAACTCCATCACGGCCCCGACGACGCTCCACAACAGCACCAGCGCCAGGAGCAGACCGACGACCGCGATCAGGATGGCGGCGACCGAGCCGTCCGGCAACGACGGCGACGGCATCCCCGACGGCCCGCCGCCACCGCCCCCCGAGGGAACGTTGAAGTTGCCGGTCGGAACGCCCCCGCCGACGCCGACGAAGAGGGCGATCACGGCGAGTCTGAGCCACCGGCCGCGGTCGATGGGCCAGAGGAGGTCTTCGGTTGCGTCACGAGCCGCTTGCAGGGCGGCGATTGCGTACCAGGAGGGCATATCCTACATGCGATGCCGAACTGACAAAAACGTCGGGGGCTCGAACCGGCGTTGATCGCCCCGACACGACGATGCTTTGGCAGACGGGCCGAAACGACCGGCCATGACCCCGTTCGAACGGCGCACCCGCTGCGCGCAGTCCCGTCTGGTCGCGGCCGGCGCCGACGCGCTCCTGCTCTCGCCCGGCCACAACTGCCACTATCTGAGCGGCGCCCGGATCGAGTCGAGCGAACGACTTCGCTTGCTCGTCGTCCCCGCGAGCGGTGACCCGACGTTCGTCCTCCCGACGCTCGATAGCGACCTCCGAGACGGGACCTGGATCGACAACATCCGAACCTGGGACGACGACACCGGTCCCGGACCGGTTCTCGGTCCGCTCCTCGACGATATCGACCCGTCGCACGCCCTCCTCGCGGACGACATGCAGGTACGGGTGTCGATCGATCTGCGGCGGCGACTGCCCGAGACGACGTTCGGCCTCGCGAGCGAGGTGCTCGCGTCGCTCCGGCGCCGGAAAGACGCGGCAGAACTCGACGCGCTCCGGGCGGCGGCCAGGGCGGCCGACGAGGCGATGCGTGACGTGCGCGCGCTCGGCGCCGACGCGGTGGGTCGCACCGAGGCCGACCTCGCGGCGTTCGTCGAGGCGCGTCTCGCGGCCCACGGCGGCGAGGGCGTCGCCTTCGACACCATCGTCGGTGCGGGGCCGAACGGCGCGGATCCGCACCACGCGAGCGGCGACCGCCCCATCCGGGCGGGCGACCCCGTCGTCCTCGATTTCGGGACGCGTCTCGACGGCTATCCGAGCGACCAGACGCGGACGGTCGTCTTCGACGGCGAGCCACCGGCCGCGTTCGAACGGGTTCACGGCGTCGTTCGCGAGGCGCAGGACGCGGCCGTGGCGGCCGTCGAACCCGGCGTTCGAACGGGAGCGGTCGACCGCGCCGCGCGGTCGGTCATCGAGGCGGCGGGCTACGGCGACCGGTTCGTCCACCGGACCGGCCACGGCGTCGGCCTCGATGTCCACGAGGAACCGTACATCGTCGCGGATGGCGACATCGCACTCGAACCGGGGATGGTGTTCAGCGTCGAGCCCGGCGTCTACCTGCCCGACCGCTTCGGCGTCCGCATCGAGGATCTCGTGGTCGTCACCGAGGACGGCGCCGAACGCCTCAACCGTACGGATCGGGGCTGGGAGTGCGGGGACGAGACGGAGCGTTAATCGCCTGCGCCGAGCAGCGCGTCGATGTCGGCGTGGTCGACCAGCAGATCGCCCATCACGTCGACGGTGCGTTCGTCCCGGGTTCGGCCGCGGTGAATCACGTTTTCGGCGCGTTCGAGGACGGTGCGCGTGTCGGCCGAACAGAGCATGATCGGGATGTCGTTGTCGGCGGCGGAGCCGAGGACGGCGGCCGAGGGGCGACGCCCGCCCGTGAGCACCAGACAGGGCTTCGAGCGCGGCGGTGTGGATGTCGGCCCGGTCGCCGCCCGTGATGACGGCGGCGTCTTTCGTCCGGCGGAAGAAGCGAAGCGCCTCCGCGCCGCTCATCGCGCCGACTACGGCGACCGAGTCCGGCGTGAACAGCGAGGACAACGCTCCCATCATCCTCCCGACACCGCGGGACGCCGCATCAAATTCAGGTGTGGGACGCCTCCGGATCCTTCATCCGAACACCGCCAACGGCGCCATCAGGAGGACGCCGACGACGAAGGCGACGACGAGTTCGCGGTAGCCGCCGTACGGGAGTTCGGTTCCGATATCGATCGCCTCGGGGATGAACTCCGAGCCGACGAGATAGATCATCGCCCCGGCGGCGAACCCGAACCCGGCCGGGAGGAACTCGAGCGCGACCCGGACGAACGCGAAGGCTAGAACGGCGCCGATCGGCTGCGGGAGACTCGAGAAGATCGCCCACCAGACAATCTTCCAGTTCGAGATGCCGACGGTCCGCAGGGGGATCGAAATCGCGAGCCCTTCGGGGATGTTGTGGATCGCGATGGCGACGGTCATGAAGATGGCGAGCAGCGGGACGATGAAGGGGCCGAATTCGACGCCGCCGGCGAGGTTCAGTTCGGCGAAGGAGACGCCGACGGCGACGCCCTCCGGAAAGCTGTGGACGGTCAACACGCCGAGGATCAACACGAGTTTGCGGAAGTCGGCTTCCGCGTACTCCCGGGGGTCGAACTCGTGGCCCGAGAGGAGTCGGTTGGCCACGACGACGAGCGTCGCGCCCGCGAGCAGGCCGCCGACGATCAGGAAGTGGTCGGCGGTCCCGTCGGCCGCCGCGAGGCCCTCGAAGACGAGGCCGAAGGTGGACGCCGAGACCATGATCCCCGAGGCGAGACCCCAGAGGATGACCTGAACACGGCGGTTCACGTCGTCGATGACGAAAAAGGGGAACGCGCCCGCACCGGTGGTCACCGCGGAGAGCAAGCCGGCAGTGAACACTAAGAGGAGATTCGAGGCCAGACCCATACGCGAACGACGGGCGACGCGATAATAGGCGCTGTGCTTCCGGGGAGTCGCCGGCAGTGGACTGCGCCGACTAGTGGCTATGACCGGTCGCTTCGCCGAAGGTCATGCCGAAGCGCTCCTCGAACAGTTCCTCGGCGGTCTCGTTGATCTCGCGGAGGTCCTCCGGCACCTCGTCGTCGGCGTGGTGGACGATGGCGTGCGAGCGCTGGACGAAAGAGAGCAGCGCGATCTCGGCGACCACCGTCGGTGGCCGTTCGCCCTGTTCGGCGAGCGCGTCGACCAGCCCTTCCGGGAGTTCGAGTTCGTCAGTCTCACCGCTCGGCCCTTCGATGGTGTACGTCTCGGTGTCGACCATGCCGCTACTCCGGGCGCACGGTATAAGGGCGTGTGGGAATCGGACGGTCAGACGGCGTATGGTCAGTCAGTACTGGGAGGCCGACCAGACGGGTCGGCGATCACCGGTAGACCGTTACAATGACCCGTCTCAGTCGTCGTTCTCGGCTGCCGCCGGCTGTTCGGCCGCCTCGCGTTCGCGCTCCAGGTCTTCGAGATAGCCGTCGGCGTCGATGGCGGCCTTACACCCCATGCCGCCCGCGGTGATGGCCTGCTGGTAGTGGTAGTCGACGACGTCACCCGCGCCGAACAGGCCGGGGACGCCCGTCGCCGTCTGTCCGGCGCCGTCGCCGCCCACGGTTTCGAGGTAGCCGTCCTCGTCCATCTCGACGTCGAGGCCTTCGAGATACCCCGTGTTCGGCGTGTGGCCGATGGCGTAGAACACGGCGCCGGCGTCGAACTCGAACGCCTCGGTGTCCGGGTCGTCGAGGTTGTCGGTAGGGTGGCCCTCGGGGTTGTGGACCATCGTCACGTGGTCGATGCCTGCCTCCTGGGAGCCGTGGAGTTCCGTCACCTCCGTGTTCAACTTGAGTTCGATGTCGCCGTCCTCGACGTGCTCCATCACGCGGTCGATCCAGTAGTCCTCGGCGCGGAACTCGTCGCGGCGGTGGACCAGGTAGACGGTGGAGGCGAACTTCGTGAGGAAGACGGCCTCCTCGCAGGCGGCGTCACCGCCGCCCACGACGACGATTTTCTCGTCGCGGAAGAAGGCGCCGTCACAGGTGGCACACGTCGACAGGCCGTAGCCCATGAGCTCGTCCTCGCCCGGAATACCGAGAGTGCGGGCGCTCGCGCCCGAAGCGGCGATGAACGCGTCGGCCGTGTACTGATCGCCGTTCGACAGCGTGACGTGGAAGGTGTTGCCGATGCCGTCGTCCTCGACGTCGACCGATTCGATGACGCCGTTTTCCACCTCGGCCCCGAACTTCCGGGCCTGTTCTCGCATGTTGCTGACGAGTTCCGGGCCGCTGATCCCCTCGGGAAAGCCCGGGTAGTTGTCGACGTCGGTCGTCAGCGTCAACTGGCCACCGGGTTCGTCGCCCTCGAACACCAGCGGCTCGTTGTTCGACCGACCAGCGTAGATAGCCGCCGTAAGCCCTGCGATTCCGCTCCCGGCGATGATGAGACGCCGGTGTTCGACGCCATCGCTCTCGCTCATACTCTCTGTTGACGGGTGGGACCCATTTAGCTTGCGCTGTCGGGCGTCGCGATGCCCGCCCGCACGTTCTTGGTGCCGGGTCCCCCACGCCGAGGTATGCCCGCGGATCTAGCGGAGAAGACCGACCGCTACGAACGGATGCTCGCGGACGCCCTGGACCAAGCGGAGCCACGCCCGCCCGCCGACACCCCCCTCGGCACGGCCGCCGCGGAGTGTCTGGAGATGGCGGAATCGTATCTCGCCGACGGCCGGCATTTCCGCGACGACGGCGACCCGGTGAACGCCCTCGCCTCGTTCTCGTACGGCTACGGGTGGCTCGACGCCGGCGTCAGAATGGGCCTCTTTGCCGTCCCGGAGGGGACGGACCTGTTCACGATTTAATACCGGTAGGTCGTCTCGCCGCCCTCGTCTTCGACGGTGACGCCGATGGCCTCCAAATCGTCCCGGAGTTCGTCGGCGCGTTCGTAGTTGCCCGCCTCGCGTTCCGCCTCGCGCACGTCGAGGACGAGTTCGATTAGGTCGTCGGCCAACTGCACGTCGCTTCCCTCGCCCGCGCCGAACGACAGGCCGAGCACGTCGCCAGCGAGGTCCTCGAACGCCTCTATCGCCCGCCGCAGGCCCACGTAGTCGTACGTCTCGTGGCCGTCGACGTGGCGGTTCACGGCCGTCCCGAGTTCCAGCAGGGCGGCCGTCGCCTCGCGCACCCCGAAGTCGTCGTTCATCGCCGTCGCGAACGTCGTGCGCGCCGTCTCCACGGCCTCGCGGAAGTCGTCGTCTTCGACCTTGCTTCGAGCGTCGACGCTGTCGCAGGCGTCGACGGCCGTCTCGTAGGCCCGTTCGAGGCGTTCCCAGCGCTCCTCGGCTTCCGCCAGCGCGTCCTCGCTGAACGTCTGTTTCGAGCCGTAGTTGGTCGAGAGATAGAAGGTTCGGATCACGTTCGGCCCGAACTCGTCGAGCGCGTCGCTGACGTAGAAGTAGTTGCCGAGGCTGGAACTCATCTTCTCGCCGGCCGTTTCCAGCAGGCCCGTGTGGAGCCAGTAGCGGGCGAACTGCTGGCCGGTCGCCGCCTCGCTCTGGGCGATTTCGTTCTCGTGGTGGGGGAAGACCAGGTCGTGCCCGCCGACGTGGATGTCGATGGTGTCGTCGAGGTGGGTCATGCTCATCGCGGAGCATTCGATGTGCCACCCGGGCCGGCCCTCGCTCCACGGCGACTCCCACGTCTCGCCGGTCGGCGGATTCTCGCCGAGGGGAAGCCCGTCCACCCGGTGGTCGGTCAGGTCCGCGGGAGCCACCTCGCCCGCCTTCCAGAGCGCGAAGTCGGCGGGGTGGCGCTTCTCCGCCTGTTCGTCGGCGCCCTGGGCCTCCATCTCCTCGACGCGCTGGTTCGAGAGTTTGCCGTAGTCCTCGAACTCGGTCACGTCGAAGTAGACGGAGCCGTCGGCCTCGTAGGCGTAACCCCGGTCGATCAGCGTCTCCACGAGGTCGATGATCTCGGGAATATGCTCGGAGACGCGGGGGTAGACCGTCGCGCGCCGGAGGTTCAGGCCGCGCATGTCGTCGATGATGGTGCCGATGAAGCCCTCGGCAACCTCGAGTTCCGAGTCGCCGAGGTCGTTCTCCCCCACGCGGGCGACGATTTTCTCGTTGATGTCGGTGAAGTTCTCCACGTGGCGCACGTCGTGGCCGAGATATGCGAGCCAGCGGTGCATCACGTCGGCGTGGGTCCACACCCGGGCGTGGCCGAGGTGGGCGTCGTCCGAGACCGTCAGCCCACAGACGTACAGCAGGACTTCATCGCCCGCTGGTTCGAACTCCTCGCGGTCGCCCGTCAGCGTGTTGGTCACGGACAGCGTCATCACGAGATGGGTTCCGGGCCGAGGCATTAATATTTGTAGATACGGCGACGGGAGCGTCGCCGACGCAGCACACCGGATTTGGAGATGTCACTCCGAGAGTGACAACTATCGGCTCGAATCCCGTGCCGGGACGAGGCCCTGTGCCATGAGGCGGCGCGCGATGACGACCAGGCCGTTGCGGAACCCGGTTCCGAAGATGGCGTGCTCCTCCCCCGTGTCGGGGACGAGCGTGCTGACGAGAATGGCCGAGCGGTCGGCCAGAAGGAGACGACCGATCGCCAGGTTCTCCTGGCTCGCGTCGTCGGCCTGGAGCCCGCCGAGCCCCGAAACGAACGTTCGGGCGTCCGGAACCGCGGCGTGAATTTGCTCCTGAAGCGACTCCGAGACCGTCCCGACGAACAGCTCCGTCTCCTCGTCGATGCCGGTCAGGCAGGTCACGAGTTCGTCCGTCAGCAGCGACTGCTCGCCGAGACCCAACACGACTTCGTCGGTCGTGTCCTCGATGAGCTGTTGGGTCCGGTTCTCGATGGCCTGGCTGCCGGCCATCGACCAGATCTCCTGGGCAGTGTCCTCCTGTTCCGAGGCCACGTCCTCCGTCCGTTCCAGGGCGCTGGCGAGCCGGTCGACCCGCGATTCGTACTGGTCGCGGAGCGTCTCCGTCGCCTCGCCGAGCGGGACCGCTCGGAACCGCTGTGGATTCGAATGCTGCACCTCGACGAGACCCTGGGCTTCCAGCACCCGGATCGCATCGTACACCCGCGTCCGAGGCACGTCGGTCACCTCGCTGAGTCGCTTTGCGGTCCCCATATCGAGGCGTGAGAGACCGACGAAGCATTTCGCTTCGTACTCTTTCAGTCCCAGTTCCTGGAGCGCCTCGACTGCCTGATCCGTAGCATCAGTTCTACTCATGTGTCCCAACCACCGGACTGATCCGGATATGCGATAATTCGACCTCGGAACGGATAGACGTTGCCACTCCCGCAGTCTCACACCTCTACCGCCGTTGACCGGCGAGAGGCCGAGCGTAGCGTCGCAAGCCGACCATCGACGGGGCCGTACCGTGCCGCAGTCAGTTGATTAACTCAATTAATCACAAAGTAATTATAGGGGGAGTAGTTCTACCGGTATCCGGCACGCAGCCTCGGATTGTGTCCCAACCACGACCCGATGCGTGTCCTCGACCACCTCTGTGGTCGAGTTTCACTCATACAACCGCATGTCCACCCGGTCGAGAACCCACGTGACGCCGCCGTCGAGAAGCTCGAACAGCTCGGGCTGAGTGCGTATGCGGCGCGGACGTTCGTGGCGCTCGTTTCCCCTCGGCACGGGGACGGCGAAGGACGTGAGTCAGATATCGGATGTCTCCCGGACCCGGGTGTACGACGCCGTCGACGAGCTCCACGACCGCGGGCTGGTCGACATCAAACAGACCTCGCCAAAGGAGTTCTGGGCCGTGTCGGCCGAAACGACTGGCCGCGCTGACGACGGCCCTGGACGAACTCGAATCCGTCGAGCGCCGGGAGGAACAACGCGGCGTCTGGACCGTCGACGGGGGCAGTGCGGTCACCGACCGAGTGTTCGAGTTCTTCCGCAATGCGGAGGAGGAAATCGTCTACATGACCGTCGAAGGACTGCTCACCGAGGAGATCATTTCGGAACTCCGTGCCGCCGCGGACCGCGGCGTCACCATCCGACTCGCAGGGCTGTCCCCACGCGTGCAAGAGCGGATCGAAGCAGCGGTTCCCGAGGCCGAAACCTTCGAATCGCTGTGGGACTGGGCGGAGACGCCGGCCGGTCGCCTCCTGATGGTCGATCGGGATCGGACGCTCGTGAGCGTCCTCGTCGACGACACCG comes from Haloplanus sp. XH21 and encodes:
- a CDS encoding DUF7545 family protein; translation: MVDTETYTIEGPSGETDELELPEGLVDALAEQGERPPTVVAEIALLSFVQRSHAIVHHADDEVPEDLREINETAEELFEERFGMTFGEATGHSH
- a CDS encoding DUF7544 domain-containing protein; its protein translation is MPSWYAIAALQAARDATEDLLWPIDRGRWLRLAVIALFVGVGGGVPTGNFNVPSGGGGGGPSGMPSPSLPDGSVAAILIAVVGLLLALVLLWSVVGAVMEFVLITGLRDREIAIRRPFRANLRRGLRLFGFRLAVGLGSLLVIGIPLVAVFVLGLGLSPILLVLVVPLMLVFGLVALVAQVALGLTTDFVVPAMLTERSGVLDGWRRLWPTLREEWKQVGVYLLVKFAVGIAVSLAVSLVALLAALVVAIPFAVVGGGLFLALSAAGASAIGWVVVGLLVALFVLVMIVVSLLVQVPALTFVRYYSLSVLGMLVPELDLVGVERPDEEDIEADESAGETDKSAGGTDESIDSTDEPTDDTDENE
- a CDS encoding ZIP family metal transporter — translated: MGLASNLLLVFTAGLLSAVTTGAGAFPFFVIDDVNRRVQVILWGLASGIMVSASTFGLVFEGLAAADGTADHFLIVGGLLAGATLVVVANRLLSGHEFDPREYAEADFRKLVLILGVLTVHSFPEGVAVGVSFAELNLAGGVEFGPFIVPLLAIFMTVAIAIHNIPEGLAISIPLRTVGISNWKIVWWAIFSSLPQPIGAVLAFAFVRVALEFLPAGFGFAAGAMIYLVGSEFIPEAIDIGTELPYGGYRELVVAFVVGVLLMAPLAVFG
- a CDS encoding NAD(P)/FAD-dependent oxidoreductase, producing the protein MSESDGVEHRRLIIAGSGIAGLTAAIYAGRSNNEPLVFEGDEPGGQLTLTTDVDNYPGFPEGISGPELVSNMREQARKFGAEVENGVIESVDVEDDGIGNTFHVTLSNGDQYTADAFIAASGASARTLGIPGEDELMGYGLSTCATCDGAFFRDEKIVVVGGGDAACEEAVFLTKFASTVYLVHRRDEFRAEDYWIDRVMEHVEDGDIELKLNTEVTELHGSQEAGIDHVTMVHNPEGHPTDNLDDPDTEAFEFDAGAVFYAIGHTPNTGYLEGLDVEMDEDGYLETVGGDGAGQTATGVPGLFGAGDVVDYHYQQAITAGGMGCKAAIDADGYLEDLEREREAAEQPAAAENDD
- a CDS encoding M24 family metallopeptidase, encoding MTPFERRTRCAQSRLVAAGADALLLSPGHNCHYLSGARIESSERLRLLVVPASGDPTFVLPTLDSDLRDGTWIDNIRTWDDDTGPGPVLGPLLDDIDPSHALLADDMQVRVSIDLRRRLPETTFGLASEVLASLRRRKDAAELDALRAAARAADEAMRDVRALGADAVGRTEADLAAFVEARLAAHGGEGVAFDTIVGAGPNGADPHHASGDRPIRAGDPVVLDFGTRLDGYPSDQTRTVVFDGEPPAAFERVHGVVREAQDAAVAAVEPGVRTGAVDRAARSVIEAAGYGDRFVHRTGHGVGLDVHEEPYIVADGDIALEPGMVFSVEPGVYLPDRFGVRIEDLVVVTEDGAERLNRTDRGWECGDETER
- a CDS encoding DUF357 domain-containing protein; this translates as MPADLAEKTDRYERMLADALDQAEPRPPADTPLGTAAAECLEMAESYLADGRHFRDDGDPVNALASFSYGYGWLDAGVRMGLFAVPEGTDLFTI